A genomic window from Quercus lobata isolate SW786 chromosome 10, ValleyOak3.0 Primary Assembly, whole genome shotgun sequence includes:
- the LOC115964528 gene encoding transcription elongation factor TFIIS-like, producing the protein MIETQVFKFRLPKPKTDVGLAFLDHQDSKVSIIKENKSGGFGKDSGVPNRKRLIIKFRIPNPKALKNNHQDSKPINKNSGYRERVRKLLTEAFSKVSYETDERISPSIDPVQMAATVESVMFERIGWSNPIKKANYQSILFNLNDPKNPDLRRKVLLGEIKPESLVTMSAEEMASHKRQSENIQIQLKRLKRCVHDADEEEKATTDMFQCSRCRERKCTYYQMQTRSADEPMTTYVTCVKCNKRWKV; encoded by the coding sequence ATGATAGAGACACAGGTCTTCAAGTTTCGGCTTCCCAAGCCAAAAACAGATGTGGGTTTGGCTTTTCTTGATCATCAAGATTCCAAGGTATCGATCATCAAGGAGAATAAAAGTGGTGGCTTTGGAAAGGATTCTGGGGTTCCAAACAGAAAGAGGCTGATAATCAAGTTTCGTATTCCTAATCCTAAGGCTCTGAAGAACAATCATCAAGATTCCAAGCCCATCAACAAAAACTCTGGTTATCGTGAGAGGGTTAGGAAACTACTGACAGAGGCCTTTTCCAAAGTTTCTTATGAAACTGATGAGAGGATATCACCATCAATAGACCCAGTTCAAATGGCTGCTACAGTAGAGTCTGTGATGTTTGAAAGGATTGGGTGGTCTAATCCCATCAAGAAAGCAAATTATCAATCAATCTTGTTCAATCTAAACGACCCAAAAAACCCAGATTTGAGGAGAAAGGTGCTTCTTGGAGAGATCAAGCCTGAGAGTCTTGTAACCATGAGTGCCGAGGAGATGGCCAGTCACAAGAGGCAGAGTGAGAACATTCAGATACAGTTGAAAAGGTTGAAAAGATGTGTGCATGATGCTGATGAGGAAGAAAAGGCCACCACTGACATGTTCCAATGTAGCCGGTGTCGCGAGCGCAAGTGTACCTATTACCAAATGCAGACCCGGAGTGCCGATGAACCCATGACAACATATGTAACTTGTGTCAAATGCAACAAACGCTGGAAGGTCTAA
- the LOC115964529 gene encoding transcription elongation factor TFIIS-like has translation MTETQVFKFRLPKPETNVGMAFLGHQDSKAPIMNDSEVGVFGKDSGVPNRKRLIIKFRIPNPNALNNNHQDSKPINKNSGYRERVRKLLTEAFSRVSSETDESISPSIDPVPVAATVESVLFEKIGWSNPIKKANYQSILLNLKDPKNPDLRRRVLLGEIKPETLVTMSAEEMASHKRQSENIQIQLKSLKRCMHDADEEEKATTDMFQCSRCRERKCTYYQMQTRSADEPMTTYVTCVKCNKRWKV, from the coding sequence ATGACAGAAACACAGGTTTTCAAGTTTCGACTTCCCAAGCCAGAAACAAATGTCGGTATGGCTTTTCTTGGTCATCAAGATTCCAAAGCACCCATCATGAACGACAGTGAAGTTGGTGTCTTTGGAAAAGATTCTGGGGTTCCAAACAGAAAGAGGCTGATAATCAAGTTTCGTATTCCTAATCCTAACGCTTTGAACAACAATCATCAAGATTCCAAGCCCATCAACAAAAACTCTGGTTATCGTGAGAGGGTTAGGAAACTGCTGACAGAGGCCTTTTCCAGAGTTTCTTCTGAAACTGATGAGAGCATATCACCATCAATAGACCCAGTTCCAGTGGCTGCTACAGTAGAGTCTGTGTTGTTTGAAAAGATTGGGTGGTCTAATCCCATCAAGAAAGCAAATTATCAATCAATCTTGCTCAATCTCAAAGACCCAAAGAACCCAGATTTAAGGAGGAGGGTCCTTCTTGGAGAGATCAAGCCGGAGACTCTTGTAACCATGAGTGCAGAGGAGATGGCCAGTCACAAGAGGCAGAGTGAGAACATTCAGATACAATTGAAAAGCTTGAAAAGATGTATGCATGATGCTGATGAGGAAGAAAAGGCCACCACTGACATGTTCCAATGTAGCCGGTGTCGCGAGCGCAAGTGTACTTATTATCAAATGCAGACCCGGAGTGCCGATGAACCCATGACAACATATGTAACTTGTGTCAAATGCAACAAACGCTGGAAGGTCTAA